The Ruania halotolerans genome contains the following window.
GCATTCGTGCACCCGGGCCAGGCGCTCGCCGACGATCTCGACGCCCAGCAGCGCGAGCTGGCCACCCATGACGTGATCGCCGCACTCGCCGGGGTCGATGGGGCCCGGGTGGCCGTTGCCACGGACCTGCCCGAGCCGAACCCCCTCGATCGCGACCCGGACGCCGAAGTGGGAGTGGGCGATCTCGACCCGGGGCAGCAGGATGTGGTCGACGCCGTCGCCGGTGGGGGGCACCTGCTGGTCGATGCCCCGCCGGGGACCGACATTCCCGGGACGATGGCGGCGGTGGCAGCCGAGGCTGCGGCGCAGGGGCGTCGAGTGTTGTACGTGCCTGGCACCCGCCGAGCCGGGCAAGCGCTCCTCGACGCGATGCGCACGGCAGGTGTGCCCGACCTCGCCCTCGACCTCAGCAACGATCCTCGTTGGCCAAGCACTGCCGCCCAGCGCCTCATCGACGGGCTCAATCCGGAGGCTCCTCCGGCCGACCCCGACCAACTGGCCGAAGACCGCGGGCGACTACGCCAGGCGCGCCGCGAACTCGGTGACCACCTCACGGCCCTGCACACCGCCCGCCCGCCGTGGGACGCTTCCGCATACGACGCCCTCCAAGCGTTGGCCGAGCTGACGTCACAGCGGCCGGGCCCGCGCACCCAAGTGCGGGTGGCCACACGCGCGGTCCGATCGATGACCCCGCAGGACAGGCAGCATGCCCGGGAAGAGCTCGCACGTGCCGCCGCCCTGGGGGCGTTCCGGCTCCGCGCGGCCGACACTCCATGGTTCGGTGCTCGGCTCAGCTCGGCCGAGCATGCCACCGCGACTCTGGAGCGGGTGCGCGGGCTCGGTGCGGTGCTACCGGACCTGCGAGCGCAGATTGCGCGGACGGCGGCTCAGACCGGTCTGGATGAGGCCGAGACTCTGGACCAATGGTCGGAACAGCTGATCCTCTTGGACGGTATCCGCTCGTCACTGGACGTGTTCACGGCGCAGGTGTTCGAGCGTTCGGCCGCCGATATGGTGGCCGCCACTGGCACCCGCTCATGGCGGGCGCAGCACGGAGTGGACCTGAGCTGGGGAGCGCGGCGCCGACTGCGCCGTCAGGCACGGGATCTGCTCCGTCCGGGTGGCTCGGTGGGGGATCTGCACTCCGAGCTGATCGACGTCCAGGAGCGCCGCGATCTGTGGCGACGGCACTGCGCCGGCGGTGGCTGGCCGCGGCTGCCTGAGGGGATGACCGAGATTGCTCGCACTGAGTCCACGGTCGCTGAACTGGTCGCTGAACTCTCGCCAGTCCTTTCCGGCACACTCGGCGGGCGCACCCTGGGCGAGGTGCCGCTCGACGAGCTGAGCACCAGGGTGGCGCGGCTGGGGGCCGACGACGTTGCGTTGCGCCAGTTGCCCGAGCGCGCCGCCGTTCTCGCGCATCTGAGCGAACTTGGCCTGGACGAGCTGATCGCCGATCTCACCCATCGCCGAGTGCCGACCTCGCTGGTGGGTGCCGAGTTCGATCTGGCGTGGTGGTCCAGCGTGCTCGAGGAGATCCTGAGCGGGGACCTCGTGCTCGCCGGACTCGAGTCGTCCTCGTTGGAGCAGGCGGCGGATACGCTGCGCGAGTTGGACCGCGTGCAGACGGCGAGCCTGACCGCCCCGGTGCTGGCCCGCGTGCGCGAACACGTGCAGGCCGTGATCGCCGCCGACCGGCCCACAGCACAGGAGTTCTACAAGAACGTCCGCCGTGGTGACAGTGACCTCAAGGAACTGCTGAGCCGCTTCGCCGAGGTGGCATGGGCGGCCCGGCCCGTCTGGATCGTGCCTCCGATGGTGGTTCCCCAGGTGCTGCCCGCTGAGCGAGATGTGGACCTGCTCATCCTGGACGCCGTCCAGCACCTGCCTGTCGAGCAGGTGGTCTCCGCGATTGCACGTGCCCGCCAGGTGGTGGTGGTCGGTGACACCCGGCGCGGTGGCTCCGGTGGCTTGGTGGCTGCAGTGAACTGGTTGCCGAGCCTCGCCCTCCAACCGGGCCGGGTGACCCAGGTGGCCGAGCTGGCTGCGTTCCTGAGCGCACACGGGTACGAGGGTGCAGTGCGGCCCATGCCGGCGCCGCCCGGCGGAGCGGACACTCCTCGGCTTTCCCTCGACGTCGTCCACGGGACCGGGATGCCGGTGCCCGGTTCGGACGTGGTGGAGAGTGTGCAGGCAGAGGTGGATCGGGTCGTCGATCTGGTGATCGAGCATGCGCTGACCCGGCCCGAGGAGACTCTAGCGGTGGTGGCGCTGAACACCCGTCACGCAGACCGGGTGCGCGAAGCCGTGCTCTCGGTGGCAGCGGGAAGCGCCAGCATGTCCGCCTTCTTCGACCAGAGCCGCACCGAGGCGTTCACCGTCGTGGACGTGGAATCGGCGGCCGGTCTTCGGCGCGACGCGGTGGTGCTCACTCTCGGATTCGGAAAGACCCCACACGGGCGCGTGCTGCACCGGTTCGGGGCGATCTCCGGCCCCGATGGGGCCGCGTTTCTGGTGGACACCCTCGATGCGGTGCGCACCCGGCTCACGGTGGTGAGCTGCCTGGAGGCGGACGATCTCGATCCTGAGCGGCTCCGCGCCCCGGGTTCGAAGATGCTTCGCGATCTGCTCGAACTCGCCGCCGCCGGTCAGGTGGAACGGCCCGACGACGAGGGCGATCAGGATGTGGACCGGTTGCTGCTGGACCTTGCCGAACGGCTGTGGCGCCGTGGCCTCACCGTGGTCCCTCGGTACGGCATCCCCGGCGGGATCCGGATCCCGTTGGCGATCGGGCACCCCTCGCTTCCCGGCGAATTACTGCTGGCGGTGCTCACGGACGACCGTGACTACATGGCCGAACCGAGCTTGCGGCGCCGTGACCGGCACTGGGTGGACCGACTGACCGAGCGGGGATGGCACGTGCGCACTGCGTACTCCACGGCCGTCTTCATGGACCCTCAGGGCGAGGCGGAGAAGATCGCCGCGGTGCTTGAGGACGTCGTTCGAGAGCGCACGGGTGCTCCCACCGGGGATGCGCCGACGCTGCCGCGGGCGTGGGTGGACGAGACCACTGATGCCACCGACAGCGCTGATGCCCCCGACAGCGCTGATGCCGCCGACGCCACGGCGATGCCGCGCAGTGGCGAGCACGCACAGCGCCGGCAGGATGACGAACGAGTGACGACGTCGGCCCGTGGGCTGGCCATGGTGGGTGAGGTCACAGGGCGCCCGGCCCAGCGGCCGGTGTTGGCCGGGGACCGCACCGAGCGTCCACCGGTGCCGCCCGGGCGCCCATTGAGCGGGTATGGCGACGATGAGCTGGATCAGCTGGTGGCCTGGATCGCTTCCGACGGTGCCGTACGCACCGTGCCCGAACTGCGTGAGGAGCTGCGCCGTGAACTCGGGATCGTCAAACGCGGGACCCACGTGGATGCGGTGCTCTCAGCGGCGGTGCGACGTTCTGGTCTGGCCGTGGACCCGCCGGTCGTGGACTCGTCCGCTGGGGACCCGTCGGCCGACGACGCCGAGCCCTCCCAGGAGTGAGCGTGATCGAGCCGGATGGCCGTGCCGCCGACCGCGAGCCGGGCGAGGGTTCTGAACAGGACGAGACTCGGCCCGAGGCTCAGCCGCCTCGCCGGCGCAGGTACCGGCGCGCAGTTCGCCCGGGCAACGGACCGGAGCCGCTGGTGGATCGCCGTCGGTACGAGGCCGGCGGAGACAGTCCTGGCAGTATCGATGACGACGAACGATTGCGCCGGGACGTGCCGCCACACTGGTCCTAGCGGCGGCACGCCCTGATGGTTGTGGTGCGGGATTCAGGCCTTGTTCTTGGCGAGCAGGTCACGGATCTCGGTGAGCAGGGCAATGTCTTCGGCTGGTGCCTCGGGCGCGGGTTCCTCGCCCTTCGCACGGCGCTCGGCCAGCTTGTTCATCGGAACCACCACCGCGAAGTAGAGCGCCACGGCGACCAGGAGGAAGTTGATCAGTGCGGTCAGCACGGTCCCGACGAGGATCTCGGTGGCGGGAACCTCACCCTCGGCGGCCCTCATCGTAATGACCCAGATGCGATCGAGGTCCGGCTGGCCGAAGATTCCGCCGACGAGTGGATTGAGGACGTTGTCGACCAGGGCTGTGACGACCGCGCCGAACGCGGCACCGATGATCACACCGACGGCGAGGTCGATAGCGTTCCCTCGGCTGATGAAGTCCTTGAATCCCTGCAGCATGATCGGTCCTGTTCTTGTTGGTGCGCTCACGATGTATCCCCCGGCACGAGCACGGCCCGCACGGGTGCGAGGCTGCCGGCGCCGGACAGCACAGTAGCGTCATCGTCGGCCACCGCGACGACGACCACGCCAGGCTGCTCGCTGGTATCGACGCCGAGCAAACCTGCGGCGCCGGCGTCGGAGTCCATCCGGCTGAGTACTAGCGCTGATTCGGCGACGAGTTCGGCTGGACCTGCGGCGCCGGCCAGGCTCGCCGAATCAGTGGGCGCCTGATAGAGGTCCATCCGGTCACCCACTCGCACCAATGCCATCATTGC
Protein-coding sequences here:
- the mscL gene encoding large conductance mechanosensitive channel protein MscL, with protein sequence MLQGFKDFISRGNAIDLAVGVIIGAAFGAVVTALVDNVLNPLVGGIFGQPDLDRIWVITMRAAEGEVPATEILVGTVLTALINFLLVAVALYFAVVVPMNKLAERRAKGEEPAPEAPAEDIALLTEIRDLLAKNKA